GGCGGTGCCAGGCCTAGCCGATTCCGATCGGCTAGGCCTGGCACGCATGCGAAGGGACGACAGCGTAACATAGGCGGTTCAACCGGCTGCATCGCGAAAGCGACAGCGGCACCATATTCAAGCCTTATCTGGGTGAGGTCGATTAGAGATAACGATACTGTCCTGGGCCTTTACAAAGAGGAGCCTCCTTGCGGTACGGAAGCAGAGAGTTCGAGAAAGCGTTGTATGACGCCTCCCGGAGGCTGCTCGTAAAGTCATCCCTCTCGGTCATAACCATACCCGTCGTCGTGCTCGCCCTCTTCTCCCTGACCATATTCGGGTTCACCGCCCACCAGTACCTGGTCTTCGTCTACGCCCTGGTGGCGGTGGTGATACCCCTCATCGCCGTCTTCGCCATCGCCTACCTGGCCAGGCAGCGCCGCCTCGTGCGCCGCCTCGATTCCTGGTACGTGACTGAAAGGGACCCGCACTCACAGTCCGACCGTGGACTCGCGGTGGGCCTGCAGAGGACCCTCTACAGGTCGAGCTACGAGCATGCCGCCATCAACTCCGCGGCCATCTTTCTCAGCATCACCCTCGGCGTCCTCGCCTTCGGCGGCATGGCCGATTTCACCCCCTACATGTCCGTCGCCTATATCTCGCTGGGAGTGGTGCTGGCAGTCACCGACTTCTTCGTCACCCTCTTCATCTCCCAGCGCGAGATGCGCCCCGTGCTCCGGATCTTCCTGGCTGATTGCGGCGGCTTCGGTTTTTATTCCGCGCCGGGGACCGTCTGGAAGCTGGGGGCCTTCTCGCTGCTCATCCTGGTGCTGGCGCTCGGTATCACCTGGATCGCTTCCTCCTACATCTCCAGCGACATGCTCAAGGAGGACCTGGAAGAGCGGGGCCGGGACAACGTGCGCCTGCTCTCCATCGAGCTGGATACCCTCCTGGACGAGGGCGCACCCCGGGAGGACCTCCAGGGGATCTCGTCCGAGCTGGCCTTGAGCGACGACGAGAGGCTCGCGGTCTACGACGAGAGGGGCAGGGAGGTCTTCTCTTTTTCGCGGGGCACGGTGGGCGATGACACCTGGGAGGAACTTACCGCCAGCATGGCGGGCACGGAAGATGCCGTCTTCAGCGGGTTCGAGCAGGTCGGCAACCGCGAATACCTCGTCACCGCGGCCCCCCTCGAGCTCAACGAAGGCTGGGTGCTGTTGCGCGTCGACCTGACCCAGATACCCTTTCACGCCCTGTGGAGCCTGACCCCGACCATGCTGCTGCTCCTGCTCCTGGGGGCGTGTGTCGCGATCTACCTCACCCTGCTCCTGTCCCATAATATCGCGGACCCCATAAAGCGCCTGGTCAAGACATCCCGCGTAGTGGCCACCGGGAACCTGGCCGTCGAGGTCCCCGTGGACTCCCTGGACGATTTCGGCGAGCTCTCGAGTTCCTATTCCGAGATGCTCTCCTCTCTCCGCCATATCAGCGGCGAGCTGCGGCAGACCTCCGGCGAGGTCAGCGAGGGCGCCGACAGCATCGTCGCCGTCTCCGAACAGATCATGGCGGCCATCGAGGAGTTGAACGCCCTGGTGCAGGACCTCTCGGGGCAGATAGAACACGAGGTGGAACAGATCAAGAACGTCGAGGAGATAATGGGCAGCGTGGCGGAGACGATATCCATGTCCCACGCCAAGGCCAGCCAGAGCTACGAGATCGGCCAGGACGCCGAGAGGCTGGTGATGGAGGGGAGGGAGTACGCGCACGACGCCGTGGAGAAGATCTCCGAGTTCAAGGACATCCTGGAGGAATCGATGGAGGCCGTGATATCTCTAGGGGAGAGTTCCCAGAAGATCGGCACCATCGTGGATATCATCACCCGAATCGCGGACCAGACCAACCTCCTGGCCCTGAACGCCGCTATCGAAGCGGCGAGGGTGCCAGAGTTCGGGAAGGGCTTCGCGGTGGTCGCGGACGAGGTCAAGAAACTGGCCCAGGAAGCGGCCGGTTCAGCGCAGCGTATCCACGAGCTGGTGAGGGCCATACAGGACGACGTGGAGACGGCGAAGGGCCTCATGGAGAAGGGGACCATGGGTATGTTCGTAGGCATGGAGACGGTGGAGCGCACCGACACCTCGCTCCTTTCCATCTCGGACGTGGTGAACCGCATGGCCAGGATGGTGGGGTCCATAGCCGAGGCCTCCTCGCGCGAACTCGACGAGAGCGAAAGGCTGGCGGATTCGCTGAACGCCATGAAGGACCAGGTCGAAGCCACCGCGCAGGCTTACGAAGAGATAGGGGCCTCCTCCGAGGAACAGACCGCGGTGACCACGGAGCTCACCGGTACGGCCGAGAGGCTCTCGGAGATCGCCAACAAGCTGCAGGAGATGGTAGCCAACTTCAAGATATCCTGAGATACGTCACTGCATGAAGGCCGTTTGCCCGCTCCAACCGTTGACAGGGCGTGGACCGCGTCTCCCTTAAGGCCCTCCGATGTTTCCCTCAGGCCGCGGAAAGTTCCAGGTAAGAAATACCTCCGTCCTGGTGGAGCGAAGCGAGGCCAAGGGCCTTGCCGCTGGCCGCCTCCGCGAGCCCCCATATCCTGCCCGCCATGACCGGCTCGTAGAACGGGTTGACGATCTCCAGGCTGTAGCCCTCGCCGCTTCCGCCCGCATCGCGCGGCAGGCCCCAACCCCACAGGGCAAGGCGCGCGAACTCCTCCTTCATGGAAAATCCTCCGCCCAGCGCCTGGTAGTAGTCCCGTGCATAGACCCGCGATATCTCGGCCAGGGTCCGTTCCACGTCCTCTCCCAGTTCCTCCACCAGCACGCGCATCACCGCCGCGATGCCGCGGGTGTTGTCGAAGATGAACCTGCGGCCGGAACGGCGTTCCGTTATCGATGCCTTCTCCACCTCCCAACTGAAGCAGCGGCCCAGCTCCAGGGGCACGGAGCATCGCGCGCAGAGCTCGTATTCCCGGTCTCCGTCCTCGGCCAGGGGCTCAGCCGCTTCCACCTCGGACGCGATGCGCCGCTCCAGCTCCGGTTCGCCCTCCCGCACCGCTACCGTGACCCTTCCATGCCGCGCGTCGCCCTCCCAGTTAACATCCCCCCTGCGGTTGACGACGGCCTCGAAGACCCCGGCCGCCTGGCCCTGGGCCATGGGCACACTGTAGACGCATTCCATATCCATGACGATGCCCTCGTCTTCCCGGTAAGAGATGATATTGACCTTGCCGAACCCAGGTACGGCGAAATTCGCGGCCATGATGCGGAAGAACTCTTCCGGTTCGGGGAGCGCCGCTCCCGACTTCTCGATGCTGCGCAGCAGGCCGCGGGTATAGTGTGCCGAGTCCTTGCGCTTTCCCTCGACCACCAGGCGGGTCACATCGTAACCGATGGTCTCGGAGAGGGAGATGAACAGGTGATCGAGTTCACCGACATCGTAGAATATGCCCCGCAGGTCCTGCTCGTACTTGCTCACGATGATCCCGCTGGGCTTCCAGTCGTTGGCCTTGCCTATGCCCCTCGGCATGCCGCAATCGCTGCAATACATCCCCGACCTCCCGTAAAATCCATGACAACCCCGAGTGGCGCACCCGAGGTCCAGGCCTCTGGGGGCGCTCGGACTTCCCCACCTTGCGCGCCGGCCGCATACTCTAAGTGCAGGCGTATATTCTTATATCGACGCACATATCTTTGACATTAATATGTATGGTAAGTAACTTCCGGGCCTCGCTG
This window of the Actinomycetota bacterium genome carries:
- a CDS encoding methyl-accepting chemotaxis protein — protein: MRYGSREFEKALYDASRRLLVKSSLSVITIPVVVLALFSLTIFGFTAHQYLVFVYALVAVVIPLIAVFAIAYLARQRRLVRRLDSWYVTERDPHSQSDRGLAVGLQRTLYRSSYEHAAINSAAIFLSITLGVLAFGGMADFTPYMSVAYISLGVVLAVTDFFVTLFISQREMRPVLRIFLADCGGFGFYSAPGTVWKLGAFSLLILVLALGITWIASSYISSDMLKEDLEERGRDNVRLLSIELDTLLDEGAPREDLQGISSELALSDDERLAVYDERGREVFSFSRGTVGDDTWEELTASMAGTEDAVFSGFEQVGNREYLVTAAPLELNEGWVLLRVDLTQIPFHALWSLTPTMLLLLLLGACVAIYLTLLLSHNIADPIKRLVKTSRVVATGNLAVEVPVDSLDDFGELSSSYSEMLSSLRHISGELRQTSGEVSEGADSIVAVSEQIMAAIEELNALVQDLSGQIEHEVEQIKNVEEIMGSVAETISMSHAKASQSYEIGQDAERLVMEGREYAHDAVEKISEFKDILEESMEAVISLGESSQKIGTIVDIITRIADQTNLLALNAAIEAARVPEFGKGFAVVADEVKKLAQEAAGSAQRIHELVRAIQDDVETAKGLMEKGTMGMFVGMETVERTDTSLLSISDVVNRMARMVGSIAEASSRELDESERLADSLNAMKDQVEATAQAYEEIGASSEEQTAVTTELTGTAERLSEIANKLQEMVANFKIS